A genomic segment from Comamonas terrigena NBRC 13299 encodes:
- a CDS encoding nucleoside deaminase, with amino-acid sequence MNAVENIFAGPPGGQAVLAAEQAVDERDGRYLRQAIALSRTARERGNRPFGSVIIGADGTVLGQGWNSNGETGDCTAHAEVQAIRYACQRHDRATLETATIYASGEPCVMCAGAIFWANIRRVVYGIDDRRLRVFRGERLDQRDVELSCRDVFRAAPFAMECTGPSLIDEATAPHVGAWKA; translated from the coding sequence ATGAACGCCGTTGAAAACATTTTTGCAGGCCCGCCAGGCGGACAGGCGGTGCTGGCCGCCGAGCAGGCTGTGGACGAACGGGACGGCCGCTATCTGCGCCAGGCCATCGCGCTGTCGCGCACCGCGCGCGAGCGGGGCAACCGGCCTTTCGGTTCGGTCATCATCGGTGCCGATGGGACGGTGCTGGGCCAGGGCTGGAACAGCAATGGCGAAACCGGTGATTGCACGGCCCATGCCGAGGTGCAGGCCATCCGCTACGCCTGCCAGCGCCACGACCGCGCCACGCTGGAGACGGCCACCATCTATGCGTCCGGCGAGCCCTGTGTGATGTGCGCCGGCGCCATCTTCTGGGCCAATATCCGCCGCGTGGTCTATGGCATCGACGACCGCCGCCTGCGCGTGTTCCGCGGCGAGCGCCTGGACCAGCGCGACGTGGAGCTTTCCTGCCGCGATGTGTTCCGTGCGGCGCCGTTTGCCATGGAGTGCACCGGCCCGTCCCTGATCGACGAAGCCACGGCCCCGCATGTGGGGGCGTGGAAGGCGTAA
- a CDS encoding ABC transporter substrate-binding protein: MQRRHFLSSACALTAASALPLAVHAQAKALQPLKLTLDFKFSSQTAPFVLAAAKGYYAAEGLEVQIDSGSGSVASITRVASGAYDLGLGDISALIEAHAKAETALPVQAVYQYYNRAPFVIIGRKDRGVGTSFASLQGKKVAAAAVESTRRSWPMVAKQQKLGADLFQWVTTDFSARDNVVVRGDVDAATYFHDSAVSLFQRMPPAQLSVLSYADAGVHLYGNAVLASTKLMQERPEALKGFLRATQRALVEMLANPQAGLDAVRQRDPLLRADLEAARWAITRGYLATAETQAAGLGRIVPAVLKQQIAEVGETFALGQLPAPEKLWNTAFLPTAVKQGSAA; the protein is encoded by the coding sequence ATGCAACGCCGCCACTTCCTCTCCAGCGCCTGTGCGCTGACCGCTGCTTCCGCTCTGCCGCTGGCCGTGCACGCCCAGGCCAAGGCCCTGCAGCCGCTCAAACTCACGCTGGATTTCAAGTTCAGCAGCCAGACCGCGCCCTTTGTGCTGGCCGCCGCCAAAGGCTATTACGCGGCCGAAGGCCTGGAGGTGCAGATCGATTCCGGCTCCGGCTCGGTGGCTTCCATCACCCGTGTGGCTTCCGGTGCCTACGACTTGGGCCTGGGCGACATCAGTGCACTGATCGAGGCCCATGCCAAGGCCGAGACCGCGTTGCCGGTGCAGGCCGTCTACCAGTACTACAACCGCGCGCCGTTTGTCATCATCGGTCGCAAGGACCGGGGTGTGGGCACCAGTTTTGCCAGCCTGCAGGGCAAGAAGGTAGCGGCGGCGGCAGTGGAGTCCACCCGCCGCAGCTGGCCCATGGTGGCCAAGCAGCAGAAGCTGGGCGCCGATCTGTTCCAGTGGGTGACCACCGATTTCTCCGCCCGCGACAACGTGGTGGTGCGCGGTGATGTAGATGCCGCCACCTATTTCCACGATTCCGCGGTCTCGCTGTTCCAGCGCATGCCGCCGGCCCAGCTGAGCGTGCTGTCCTATGCCGATGCCGGCGTGCACCTGTATGGCAATGCGGTGCTGGCTTCCACCAAGCTGATGCAGGAGCGCCCCGAAGCGCTGAAAGGCTTTTTGCGTGCCACGCAGCGTGCCCTGGTGGAAATGCTGGCCAACCCCCAGGCCGGCCTGGATGCCGTACGCCAGCGTGACCCGCTGCTGCGCGCCGATCTGGAAGCCGCGCGCTGGGCCATCACCCGCGGCTACCTGGCCACCGCCGAGACGCAGGCTGCCGGCCTGGGCCGCATCGTGCCTGCGGTGCTGAAGCAGCAGATCGCCGAGGTGGGCGAGACCTTTGCGCTGGGCCAGCTGCCGGCGCCCGAGAAACTGTGGAACACCGCCTTCCTGCCGACCGCCGTCAAGCAAGGGAGCGCTGCATGA
- a CDS encoding isopenicillin N synthase family dioxygenase, with the protein MLNPVTTTPPAPSDFALEELRKESTMGTEGTTVAREVRVIDLSDFEARRAEITEQLWSAAVEIGFFQVSHHGIAQADIDAAFARSAAFFAQAETTKAQWPLARNAGWESRAQIRPSTGKADLKESYQVTRPRMAGLWPTEAELPGFQADTLGFEAQCWAVGMRVLSCFADKLGMERDFFTRAHNPASPHYQSTLRMLRYFAPQPGQEPGAWRAGAHTDFDCLTLLFQRPGQGGLQVLPGKEMEGRAWTPVEPMEGVITCNIGDMLMRWSDDQLPSNFHRVKNPAAHEYQGDRYSLAFFCQADEDVLIHSKSGKYPDITAAEYLKQRISANFSNKY; encoded by the coding sequence ATGCTGAACCCTGTCACCACCACTCCCCCCGCCCCCTCCGACTTCGCGCTGGAAGAACTGCGCAAGGAATCCACCATGGGCACCGAAGGCACGACCGTGGCGCGCGAAGTGCGCGTGATCGATCTGAGCGACTTCGAGGCCCGCCGCGCCGAAATCACCGAGCAGCTGTGGAGCGCTGCGGTGGAAATCGGCTTCTTCCAGGTCAGCCACCACGGCATTGCCCAGGCCGACATCGATGCGGCATTCGCCCGCTCTGCCGCCTTCTTTGCGCAGGCCGAAACCACCAAGGCCCAGTGGCCGCTGGCGCGCAACGCCGGCTGGGAAAGCCGTGCGCAGATCCGCCCCTCCACGGGCAAGGCCGACCTGAAGGAAAGCTACCAGGTCACCCGCCCGCGCATGGCCGGCCTGTGGCCGACCGAGGCCGAACTGCCCGGATTTCAGGCCGACACCCTGGGCTTCGAGGCGCAATGCTGGGCCGTGGGCATGCGCGTGCTGTCCTGCTTTGCCGACAAGCTGGGCATGGAGCGCGACTTTTTCACCCGCGCCCACAACCCGGCCAGCCCGCACTACCAGAGCACGCTGCGCATGCTGCGCTACTTTGCGCCCCAACCCGGCCAGGAACCCGGCGCCTGGCGCGCCGGTGCGCACACCGACTTCGACTGCCTGACCCTGCTTTTCCAGCGCCCCGGCCAAGGGGGGCTGCAGGTGCTGCCCGGCAAGGAAATGGAAGGCCGTGCCTGGACCCCGGTGGAGCCCATGGAAGGCGTGATCACCTGCAATATCGGCGACATGCTGATGCGCTGGAGCGATGACCAGCTGCCCTCCAACTTCCATCGTGTGAAGAACCCCGCTGCGCATGAATACCAGGGCGACCGCTACAGCCTGGCCTTCTTCTGCCAGGCCGACGAGGACGTGCTCATCCACAGCAAGAGCGGCAAATACCCCGATATCACCGCCGCCGAGTACCTGAAGCAGCGCATCAGCGCCAACTTCTCCAACAAGTACTGA
- a CDS encoding 3-deoxy-7-phosphoheptulonate synthase, translating into MTSSTTPLPPTAATVRKAVPASPKLTTLDKTRVDDTRIKIVRPLLTPALLEEWLPITEQAYALVESSRAAISRVLHGQDDRLVVVVGPCSIHDHDQAMDYARQLKVHADALQDDLLIVMRVYFEKPRTTVGWKGYINDPHRDGSFAVNEGLEMARRLLLDVLELGLPAGTEFLDLLSPQFISDLVSWGAIGARTTESQSHRQLASGLSCPVGFKNGTDGGVKVASDAMLAAASSHAFMGITKMGQSAIFETRGNQDCHIILRGGKAPNYDAAHVQAACELLEKSGLRPQVMVDLSHANSSKQHRRQIDVAANVAEQVAGGDARITGVMIESHIHEGRQDIVDGAELAYGVSLTDACISMEQTVPVLQQLAAAVRARRAHQA; encoded by the coding sequence ATGACTTCCTCCACGACGCCCCTGCCTCCCACTGCTGCAACGGTCCGCAAGGCCGTGCCCGCCTCTCCCAAGCTGACCACGCTGGACAAGACCCGTGTGGACGATACACGCATCAAGATCGTGCGTCCGCTGCTGACGCCGGCGCTGCTGGAAGAGTGGCTGCCGATCACCGAGCAGGCGTATGCACTGGTGGAGTCCAGCCGCGCCGCCATCTCGCGCGTGCTGCACGGCCAGGATGACCGCCTGGTGGTGGTGGTGGGGCCGTGCTCCATCCACGACCACGACCAGGCCATGGACTATGCCCGCCAGCTCAAGGTGCACGCCGATGCACTGCAGGACGATCTGCTGATCGTGATGCGCGTGTACTTCGAAAAGCCGCGCACCACGGTGGGCTGGAAGGGCTATATCAACGACCCGCACCGCGATGGCAGCTTTGCCGTGAACGAAGGGCTGGAGATGGCGCGCCGCCTGCTGCTGGATGTGCTGGAGCTGGGCTTGCCGGCGGGCACGGAGTTTCTGGATCTGCTGTCGCCCCAGTTCATCAGCGATCTCGTCAGCTGGGGCGCCATCGGTGCCCGCACGACCGAAAGCCAGAGCCACCGCCAGCTGGCCAGCGGCCTGTCCTGCCCCGTCGGTTTCAAGAACGGCACAGATGGCGGCGTCAAGGTGGCCAGCGACGCCATGCTGGCCGCAGCGTCCAGCCATGCCTTCATGGGCATCACCAAGATGGGCCAGAGCGCCATCTTTGAAACACGTGGCAACCAGGATTGCCACATCATTCTGCGCGGCGGCAAGGCGCCCAATTACGACGCGGCCCATGTGCAGGCCGCGTGCGAGCTGCTGGAAAAGAGCGGCCTGCGCCCGCAGGTGATGGTCGATCTGTCGCATGCCAACAGCAGCAAGCAGCACCGTCGCCAGATCGACGTGGCCGCCAATGTGGCGGAACAGGTGGCGGGTGGCGATGCCCGCATCACCGGCGTGATGATCGAAAGCCATATCCACGAAGGCCGCCAGGACATCGTGGACGGCGCCGAGCTGGCCTATGGAGTGTCGCTGACGGACGCCTGCATCAGCATGGAGCAGACCGTGCCCGTGCTGCAGCAGCTGGCAGCCGCGGTGCGCGCACGCCGGGCGCACCAGGCCTGA
- a CDS encoding DMT family transporter, with protein sequence MAWVYLLIAGVLEVVWAFTMKQSHGFTNLKYSAITLVAMIASFGLLSVAMRTLPLGTAYTIWTGIGAVGAFVVGITVLGEQLSALRMLAAVLIVSGLVLMKLSAE encoded by the coding sequence ATGGCATGGGTGTATCTGTTGATCGCAGGCGTTCTGGAAGTGGTGTGGGCCTTCACCATGAAGCAGTCCCACGGGTTCACCAACCTCAAATACAGCGCCATCACCCTGGTGGCAATGATCGCCAGCTTTGGTCTGCTGTCGGTGGCCATGCGCACGCTGCCGCTGGGCACGGCCTACACCATCTGGACCGGCATCGGTGCCGTGGGCGCCTTTGTGGTGGGCATCACCGTGCTGGGGGAGCAGCTCAGCGCCCTGCGCATGCTGGCCGCCGTGCTGATCGTCAGCGGTCTGGTGCTGATGAAGCTGTCTGCGGAGTGA
- a CDS encoding PIN domain-containing protein translates to MKIAPLRWPSCNDGYAGPLPRPMVLDTNVVLDMLIFDDPHIPSIRELVARGEVRWIADQAQRIELERVLHYSQIAPRVSYYGKTPQGVMADFDAAVEYVAEAPKIRFTCTDPDDQHFLDLASLHQAVLVSKDRAVLKQRKRVATHYGATVGNVVVLDAAEPAAAAA, encoded by the coding sequence ATGAAAATCGCTCCGTTGCGCTGGCCGTCCTGCAACGACGGCTATGCCGGTCCGCTGCCGCGTCCCATGGTGCTGGACACCAATGTGGTGCTGGACATGCTGATCTTTGACGATCCGCACATTCCCTCCATCCGGGAACTGGTCGCCCGGGGCGAAGTGCGCTGGATTGCCGACCAGGCCCAGCGCATCGAGCTGGAGCGCGTGCTCCACTACAGCCAGATCGCGCCGCGTGTCAGCTACTACGGCAAGACGCCGCAAGGTGTGATGGCGGACTTTGACGCGGCCGTCGAATACGTGGCCGAGGCGCCCAAGATCCGCTTCACCTGTACCGATCCGGACGACCAGCATTTCCTGGATCTGGCCAGCCTGCACCAGGCGGTGCTGGTCAGCAAGGACCGCGCCGTGCTCAAGCAGCGCAAGCGCGTGGCCACGCACTACGGTGCGACGGTGGGCAATGTGGTGGTGCTGGACGCCGCCGAGCCGGCCGCAGCAGCGGCCTGA
- a CDS encoding THUMP domain-containing class I SAM-dependent RNA methyltransferase, whose product MNQLHLFLPCAAGVEGFLADEVHAITGATGQDLLVGRGGVMLRGMWRDALLLNLHSRLAQRVLIELSHSMYRNENDLYRAASEVAWEIWFSPQETFKIEVTAQHSPLTSLNFAALRVKDAIADRFRAKRHGVRPSVETHHPDVRVHLHLTTDGATIYIDTSGEALFKRGWREDKGDAPLKETLAAAMLAASGWDPHGDNPQPLYDPCCGSGTVVIEAAQIARKIPAGILRRFAFEKLVPFQRHVWEAMLDEAESAILPESPVGIYGSDIAFRMVDFAQRNAERAGVADTIQLRGGDALQRMPPCEQPGMLILNPPYGERIAAAGSAGRNAAERMGQVERAGRETAQTEDGGEFFSQLASHWKKNYSGWSAWMLTPDLKLPGKMRLKESRRTPMWNGPIECRLFCFDMVKGSTKPRKQDSASGAPQGPGAEGHGA is encoded by the coding sequence ATGAACCAATTGCACCTGTTTTTGCCCTGCGCCGCCGGCGTCGAGGGCTTTTTGGCCGACGAGGTCCACGCCATCACCGGCGCCACCGGGCAAGACCTGCTGGTGGGCCGGGGCGGCGTGATGCTGCGCGGCATGTGGCGCGACGCCCTGCTGCTCAACCTGCACAGCCGGCTGGCACAGCGCGTGCTGATCGAGCTGTCGCACAGCATGTACCGCAACGAGAACGATCTGTACCGCGCGGCCAGCGAGGTGGCCTGGGAGATCTGGTTTTCGCCCCAGGAGACCTTCAAGATCGAGGTCACGGCCCAGCACAGCCCGCTGACCAGCCTGAACTTTGCCGCCTTGCGCGTGAAGGACGCCATTGCCGACCGCTTCCGTGCCAAGCGCCACGGCGTGCGCCCCAGCGTGGAGACGCACCACCCCGATGTGCGCGTGCACCTGCACCTGACCACCGACGGCGCCACCATCTATATCGACACCTCGGGCGAAGCGCTGTTCAAACGCGGCTGGCGCGAGGACAAGGGCGACGCCCCGCTGAAGGAAACCCTGGCCGCCGCCATGCTGGCCGCCAGCGGCTGGGACCCGCATGGCGACAACCCGCAGCCGCTGTACGACCCCTGCTGCGGCAGCGGCACCGTGGTGATCGAGGCCGCGCAGATTGCGCGCAAGATTCCCGCCGGCATTCTGCGCCGCTTTGCGTTCGAGAAGCTGGTGCCGTTCCAGCGCCATGTCTGGGAAGCCATGCTGGATGAGGCGGAAAGCGCCATCCTGCCCGAGTCGCCCGTGGGCATTTACGGTTCCGACATCGCCTTCCGGATGGTGGACTTTGCCCAGCGCAATGCCGAACGCGCCGGGGTGGCCGACACCATCCAGCTGCGCGGCGGTGATGCGCTGCAGCGCATGCCGCCCTGCGAGCAGCCGGGCATGCTGATTCTGAACCCGCCCTATGGCGAGCGGATCGCCGCGGCCGGTTCCGCCGGCCGCAATGCCGCCGAGCGCATGGGGCAGGTGGAGCGCGCAGGCCGTGAAACCGCGCAGACCGAAGACGGCGGCGAGTTCTTCAGCCAGCTGGCCAGCCACTGGAAGAAGAACTACAGCGGCTGGAGCGCGTGGATGCTGACGCCCGACCTCAAGCTGCCCGGCAAGATGCGCCTCAAGGAATCGCGCCGCACGCCGATGTGGAATGGCCCGATCGAATGCCGTCTGTTCTGCTTCGATATGGTCAAGGGCTCGACCAAGCCCCGCAAGCAGGACAGTGCCTCCGGCGCTCCGCAAGGCCCTGGGGCCGAAGGGCACGGGGCATGA
- a CDS encoding ribokinase — MVAPLSSSALPRKLLSAQPEPDHPHSVARIAVVGSLHMDAVLHLERVPRAGETVMAHSLRYLPGGKGGNQAVACARHGAQVTLFGCVGRDHHGNSLRLALHDAGVDMDHVQVLDGVSTGAAMVLVEGNGQNRICVVPGANVLLELPDEALLNVLAQADFVLLQRETSDSVLEQVLEAARSAGCRVVFNPSPVRELPEAWWPLVHTLVVNEVEAAAYSDQVVDSPATAADAAQRLLARGVSQVVVTLGAQGAVAVCGGRVSTHPALALPVLDTTGAGDSFLGALVTRLAEGHALGDAVQWGIRAASLCMGQVGAQPSIPQRAQVEALAGGVASPLHVQ; from the coding sequence ATGGTTGCACCGCTTTCTTCTTCCGCGCTGCCTCGCAAGCTGCTGTCGGCGCAGCCCGAACCCGACCACCCGCACAGCGTGGCCCGCATCGCCGTGGTGGGAAGCCTGCACATGGATGCGGTGCTGCACTTGGAACGCGTGCCCCGGGCCGGGGAAACCGTGATGGCCCACAGCCTGCGCTACCTGCCTGGCGGCAAAGGCGGCAACCAGGCCGTGGCCTGCGCACGCCACGGCGCCCAGGTCACGCTGTTTGGCTGCGTAGGCCGCGACCACCATGGCAACAGCCTGCGGCTGGCGCTGCACGACGCCGGCGTGGACATGGACCATGTGCAGGTGCTGGACGGGGTCTCTACCGGTGCGGCCATGGTGCTGGTGGAGGGCAATGGCCAGAACCGGATCTGCGTGGTGCCCGGCGCCAATGTGCTGCTGGAGCTGCCGGATGAGGCGCTGCTGAACGTGCTGGCCCAGGCCGATTTCGTGCTGCTGCAGCGCGAGACCTCGGACAGCGTGCTGGAGCAGGTGCTGGAGGCAGCACGCAGCGCCGGCTGCCGCGTGGTCTTCAACCCTTCACCGGTGCGCGAGCTGCCTGAAGCCTGGTGGCCCCTGGTCCACACCCTGGTGGTCAATGAGGTCGAAGCCGCCGCCTACAGCGATCAGGTGGTGGACAGCCCGGCCACGGCAGCCGACGCCGCCCAGCGCCTGCTGGCACGGGGCGTGTCCCAGGTGGTGGTCACGCTGGGTGCTCAGGGGGCGGTGGCCGTCTGCGGCGGGCGTGTCAGCACCCATCCCGCGCTGGCGCTGCCGGTGCTGGACACCACGGGGGCGGGCGACAGCTTTCTGGGGGCGCTGGTCACCCGGCTGGCCGAAGGCCATGCCCTGGGCGATGCCGTGCAATGGGGCATACGTGCCGCCAGCCTGTGCATGGGCCAGGTGGGCGCCCAGCCTTCCATACCGCAGCGGGCCCAGGTCGAAGCCCTGGCCGGTGGCGTGGCCAGCCCGCTGCATGTGCAGTAG
- a CDS encoding RNA polymerase factor sigma-54 → MKPGLSLRVSQHLALTPQLQQSIRLLQLSTLELAQEVEQMLDDNPFLEVDSDDAPREDFGLSQSDTPAQGDDYAADGALTAGAAEAPADSAEGPGSTEYDAPDWEGDGTSELRPDDSEWGGDAPARNAQGGDGDEVSALDLARAHESLTDHLLRQSLSLHLSELDRYVLRFLIENLNDDGYLEESLQSLAEGLAGTDDPEQLDELVHRFTVALRLLHSLEPVGVGAQGLAECLQLQLNHLLQRGEAEASVVETALTICAQPLDLLARRDVRRLMQATGSSEERTRMAMALIARLEPRPGRRFVNVERNIIVPDVIVTRAGRRASEGTPQFNVQLNPDVLPRLRVHDVYAGALRGHKGSEGHAGLQQRLQEARWFIKNVQQRFDTILRVSRAIVERQKNFFVHGELAMRPLVLRDIADELGLHESTISRVTTAKYMATPHGTFELKYFFGSGLGTETGGNASSTAVRALIKQFVSAENAKKPLSDSQIAEMLKEQGIECARRTVAKYREALKIAPANLRKTL, encoded by the coding sequence TTGAAGCCTGGTTTGTCACTGCGGGTGTCGCAGCATTTGGCGCTGACGCCGCAATTGCAGCAGTCGATCCGCTTGCTGCAGCTGTCCACGCTGGAGCTGGCGCAGGAAGTCGAGCAGATGCTCGACGACAACCCGTTTCTGGAAGTCGACAGCGACGACGCCCCCCGCGAAGACTTCGGCCTGTCCCAGTCGGACACGCCGGCGCAGGGCGATGACTATGCCGCCGATGGCGCGCTGACGGCAGGGGCTGCGGAGGCGCCCGCCGACAGTGCGGAAGGCCCCGGCAGCACGGAATACGATGCCCCCGACTGGGAGGGCGACGGCACCAGCGAACTGCGCCCCGATGACAGCGAATGGGGCGGCGATGCCCCGGCGCGCAACGCCCAGGGCGGCGATGGCGACGAGGTCAGCGCCCTGGATCTGGCCCGTGCACATGAATCGCTGACCGACCACCTGCTGCGCCAGTCGCTGTCGCTGCACCTGTCCGAGCTGGACCGCTATGTGCTGCGTTTCCTGATCGAGAACCTGAATGACGACGGCTACCTCGAAGAGTCGCTGCAGTCCCTGGCCGAGGGCCTGGCCGGCACGGACGATCCAGAGCAGCTCGACGAGCTGGTGCACCGCTTCACCGTGGCACTGCGGCTGCTGCACAGCCTGGAGCCGGTGGGCGTGGGCGCCCAGGGGCTGGCCGAATGCCTGCAGTTGCAGCTGAACCATCTGCTGCAGCGCGGTGAGGCCGAGGCCAGTGTGGTGGAGACGGCGCTGACCATCTGCGCCCAGCCGCTGGACCTGCTGGCCCGGCGCGATGTGCGCCGCCTGATGCAGGCCACCGGCAGCAGCGAAGAGCGCACCCGCATGGCCATGGCACTGATCGCCCGGCTGGAGCCCCGGCCCGGCCGGCGCTTTGTCAATGTGGAGCGCAACATCATCGTGCCGGACGTGATCGTCACCCGCGCCGGCCGCCGCGCCAGCGAAGGCACACCCCAGTTCAACGTGCAGCTCAACCCCGACGTGCTGCCGCGTCTGCGCGTGCACGATGTGTATGCCGGTGCGCTGCGCGGCCACAAGGGCAGCGAAGGCCATGCCGGCCTGCAGCAGCGCCTGCAGGAAGCCCGCTGGTTCATCAAGAACGTGCAGCAGCGTTTCGACACCATCTTGCGGGTGTCGCGCGCCATCGTGGAGCGGCAGAAGAACTTCTTCGTGCACGGCGAGCTGGCCATGCGCCCGCTGGTGCTGCGCGACATCGCCGACGAACTGGGCCTGCACGAATCCACCATCAGCCGGGTGACCACCGCCAAGTACATGGCCACGCCGCACGGCACCTTCGAGCTCAAGTATTTCTTCGGCTCCGGGCTGGGCACGGAAACCGGCGGCAATGCCTCCAGCACCGCAGTGCGGGCGCTGATCAAGCAGTTTGTCTCGGCCGAGAACGCCAAGAAGCCGCTGTCGGACAGCCAGATCGCCGAAATGCTCAAGGAGCAGGGCATCGAGTGCGCCCGCCGCACCGTGGCCAAGTACCGTGAGGCGCTGAAGATCGCGCCGGCCAATCTGCGCAAGACGCTGTAA
- the lptB gene encoding LPS export ABC transporter ATP-binding protein, which produces MTRSSDTPTAPGASSRLEVHHLAKSYGSRKVVKDVSLAVQKGEVVGLLGPNGAGKTTSFYMIVGLVRSDAGDIYIDGHSVANMPIHQRSRLGLSYLPQEASIFRKLSVEDNVRAVLELQQDEQGKPLTKAEVERRLTDLLKELRVDHLRSSPAIALSGGERRRVEIARALATQPRFILLDEPFAGIDPIAVIEIQRIIGFLKERGIGVLITDHNVRETLGICDHAFIISDGHVLAQGTPEEIVENADVRRVYLGEHFRM; this is translated from the coding sequence GTGACCCGCTCTTCCGACACCCCGACCGCCCCAGGCGCCAGCAGCCGCCTGGAAGTGCACCATCTGGCCAAGTCCTATGGCAGCCGCAAGGTGGTCAAGGACGTGTCCCTGGCCGTGCAGAAAGGCGAAGTGGTGGGCTTGCTCGGCCCCAATGGCGCGGGCAAGACCACTTCGTTCTACATGATCGTGGGCCTGGTGCGCAGCGATGCCGGCGATATCTACATCGACGGCCACTCGGTGGCGAACATGCCCATCCACCAGCGTTCGCGCCTGGGTCTGTCCTACCTGCCGCAGGAAGCCTCCATCTTCCGCAAGCTCAGCGTGGAAGACAATGTGCGCGCCGTGCTGGAGCTGCAGCAGGATGAACAGGGCAAGCCCCTGACCAAGGCCGAGGTGGAGCGGCGCCTGACCGATCTGCTCAAGGAACTGCGTGTGGACCACCTGCGCTCCTCGCCGGCGATTGCGCTGTCGGGTGGCGAGCGCCGCCGCGTGGAAATCGCCCGGGCCCTGGCCACGCAGCCGCGCTTCATCCTGCTGGACGAGCCGTTTGCGGGTATCGACCCCATCGCGGTGATCGAGATCCAGCGCATCATCGGCTTCCTCAAGGAGCGCGGTATCGGGGTGCTGATCACCGACCACAACGTGCGCGAGACGCTGGGCATCTGCGACCACGCCTTCATCATCAGCGACGGCCATGTGCTGGCGCAGGGCACACCGGAAGAGATTGTGGAGAACGCCGACGTCCGGCGGGTCTACCTGGGCGAACATTTCAGGATGTAG
- the lptA gene encoding lipopolysaccharide transport periplasmic protein LptA — protein sequence MTRKLLPILALTVLAAAMGTAQAEKADRNKPMNIEADALHHDELQQVSTFTGNVVLTKGTIVLRGAKLEVRQDAEGYQFGKVWAAPGKRAFFRQKRDTQPGAPEEYVEGEGEIIEYDGKKDDVRLIQRGQLRGYTGATLSDDITGNIITYNNLTDVFTVDGNRRATPGSEEAAAGSGGRVRAVLAPKTQPPQAPVAPSAQPLKPSDTMKSRNP from the coding sequence ATGACACGCAAACTCCTCCCGATACTCGCGCTTACGGTCCTGGCAGCTGCCATGGGCACGGCACAGGCCGAAAAGGCCGATCGCAACAAGCCCATGAACATCGAAGCCGATGCGCTGCACCATGACGAGCTGCAGCAGGTCAGCACGTTCACGGGCAATGTGGTGCTGACCAAGGGCACCATCGTGCTGCGCGGCGCCAAGCTGGAAGTGCGCCAGGACGCCGAGGGTTACCAGTTCGGCAAGGTCTGGGCGGCCCCCGGCAAGCGCGCGTTCTTCCGCCAGAAGCGCGACACCCAGCCCGGTGCACCCGAAGAGTACGTGGAAGGCGAAGGCGAAATCATCGAGTACGACGGCAAGAAGGACGATGTGCGCCTGATCCAGCGGGGCCAGCTGCGCGGCTACACCGGCGCCACGCTGAGTGACGACATCACCGGCAACATCATCACCTACAACAACCTGACCGATGTGTTCACCGTGGACGGCAACCGCCGCGCCACGCCGGGCAGCGAGGAAGCTGCGGCCGGCTCCGGTGGCCGCGTGCGCGCCGTGCTGGCGCCCAAGACCCAGCCCCCGCAGGCCCCGGTGGCGCCGAGTGCGCAGCCGCTCAAGCCTTCGGACACCATGAAATCGCGCAACCCGTGA
- a CDS encoding thiol:disulfide interchange protein DsbA/DsbL produces the protein MKRREFSLAVTSVASAMALGATATAHAQAAAPKEGKDYVKLSKPATTEAPAGKVEVVEFFWYSCPHCNAFEPAFAAWKQKAPAHVVVRRVPVAFNASFVPQQKLYFTLQAMDNFDAMHVKVFHAIHVERNKLATDDAIFEWVGKQGANVAKFKEIYNSFTVANQVRKASALQQEYDVEGVPSMGVAGKFYTDGPRAGSMQNVLNVVDYLANQSRKA, from the coding sequence ATGAAACGCCGTGAGTTTTCCTTGGCCGTCACCTCGGTCGCATCTGCCATGGCCCTGGGCGCCACCGCGACCGCCCATGCCCAGGCCGCCGCCCCCAAGGAAGGCAAGGACTATGTGAAACTGTCCAAGCCCGCCACCACCGAGGCACCTGCCGGCAAGGTGGAAGTGGTCGAGTTCTTCTGGTACAGCTGTCCGCATTGCAACGCTTTCGAGCCGGCATTCGCCGCCTGGAAGCAGAAGGCTCCCGCCCATGTGGTGGTGCGCCGTGTGCCCGTGGCCTTCAACGCCAGCTTCGTGCCCCAGCAAAAGCTGTATTTCACGCTGCAGGCCATGGACAACTTCGATGCCATGCACGTCAAGGTGTTCCACGCCATCCACGTGGAGCGCAACAAGCTGGCCACCGATGACGCCATCTTCGAATGGGTGGGCAAGCAGGGCGCGAACGTGGCCAAGTTCAAGGAGATCTACAACTCCTTCACCGTGGCCAATCAGGTGCGCAAGGCTTCGGCGCTGCAGCAGGAATACGATGTGGAGGGCGTGCCTTCCATGGGCGTGGCCGGCAAGTTCTACACCGACGGCCCCCGCGCCGGCAGCATGCAGAACGTGCTGAATGTGGTGGATTACCTGGCCAACCAGAGCCGCAAGGCCTGA